Proteins encoded together in one Marinithermus hydrothermalis DSM 14884 window:
- a CDS encoding PrkA family serine protein kinase yields the protein MKPLEQIRRQLDLEHYRSLHWEGSFEAYLNVLLEDPRPLRTSYQRLHDMIVSYGSETYTHFREPVIHYRFFDDPLENGRDAVFGLDKALMKLVAFFKAAAYQYGPERRILLLHGPVGSSKSTIARLLKKGLEVYSRTPEGALYSFAWRTEEGWEPCPMHEEPLHLLPTKLREEFLNTLRARHPDYPYPIEVEGDLCPACRFYMREALQKYEGDLAAVLENEVRVRRLILSEKDRVGIGTFQPKDEKNQDSTELTGDINYRKIAVYGSDSDPRAFNFDGELNIANRGIVEFIEILKLDVAFLYDLLTASQEHKIKSKKFAQTDIDEVILGHTNEPEYKKLQANEFMEAFRDRTIKIDVPYLLRVSDEVRIYQRDFARVRGKHIAPHTLEMAATWAVLTRLEPPKKAGLNLMQKLKLYDGKLMPGWTEEAVRELMSEAAREGMEGISPRYVQDKISNVLVTVDEPCINPFMVMNELAEGLKHHSLISNEQTRERYKALLEEVKSEYAEIVKNEVQRAIATDDEALQRLFHNYIDHIRAYVLGERVKNPYTGASEPPNERLMRSVEEKIEIPESRKDDFRREIMNYIGALSLEGKSFTYKDNERLRRALEMKLFEDQKDTIRLSALVSGAVDPETQAKIDVVKARLTQDYGYCEHCASGVLEFVASIFARGDTKE from the coding sequence ATGAAGCCATTAGAGCAGATTCGACGCCAGTTGGACCTCGAGCATTACCGCTCGCTCCACTGGGAAGGTAGTTTCGAAGCGTACCTCAACGTACTGTTAGAGGACCCGCGCCCCTTGCGCACCAGTTACCAGCGCCTCCACGACATGATCGTCAGCTACGGCAGCGAAACCTACACCCATTTTCGCGAGCCGGTGATCCACTACCGCTTCTTCGATGACCCCCTCGAAAACGGGCGGGACGCGGTCTTCGGGCTGGACAAGGCCCTCATGAAACTGGTGGCCTTCTTCAAGGCCGCGGCCTACCAGTACGGCCCCGAGCGGCGCATCCTCCTGCTGCACGGGCCGGTGGGCTCCTCCAAGTCCACGATCGCGCGGCTGTTGAAGAAAGGCCTCGAGGTCTACAGCCGCACCCCGGAAGGCGCGCTTTACAGCTTCGCCTGGCGGACGGAAGAGGGCTGGGAGCCCTGCCCCATGCACGAGGAACCGCTGCACCTCCTCCCCACCAAGCTGCGCGAGGAGTTCCTCAACACCCTCCGCGCCCGGCACCCGGACTACCCTTACCCCATCGAGGTCGAGGGGGATTTGTGCCCGGCCTGTCGCTTTTACATGCGGGAAGCACTGCAGAAATACGAAGGCGACCTGGCCGCGGTCCTCGAGAACGAGGTCCGCGTGCGGCGGTTGATCCTCTCGGAGAAGGACCGGGTGGGCATCGGAACGTTCCAGCCCAAGGACGAGAAGAACCAGGACTCGACCGAACTCACGGGGGACATCAACTACCGCAAGATCGCGGTGTACGGCTCGGACTCGGACCCCCGCGCCTTCAACTTCGACGGGGAGCTGAACATCGCGAACCGCGGCATCGTGGAGTTCATCGAGATCCTCAAGCTAGACGTCGCGTTCCTCTACGACCTCCTCACCGCCTCCCAGGAGCACAAGATCAAATCGAAGAAGTTTGCCCAAACGGACATCGACGAGGTGATCCTCGGGCACACCAACGAGCCCGAGTACAAGAAGCTCCAGGCGAACGAGTTCATGGAGGCCTTCCGGGACCGCACGATCAAGATCGACGTACCCTACCTCCTCCGGGTCTCGGACGAGGTGCGCATCTACCAGCGGGACTTCGCAAGGGTGCGCGGCAAACACATCGCGCCGCACACCCTCGAGATGGCCGCCACCTGGGCGGTGCTAACGCGGCTCGAGCCCCCCAAGAAGGCCGGCCTGAACCTGATGCAAAAGCTCAAGCTCTACGACGGCAAACTCATGCCCGGCTGGACCGAAGAGGCGGTGCGCGAACTGATGAGCGAAGCCGCGCGCGAAGGCATGGAGGGCATCTCTCCCCGGTACGTGCAGGACAAGATCTCCAACGTCCTCGTGACCGTGGACGAGCCCTGCATCAACCCCTTTATGGTGATGAACGAGCTCGCCGAGGGGCTCAAACACCACTCCCTCATCTCGAACGAGCAGACCCGCGAGCGCTACAAGGCGCTCCTCGAGGAGGTCAAAAGCGAGTACGCCGAGATCGTGAAGAACGAGGTGCAGCGGGCCATCGCCACCGACGACGAGGCCCTCCAGCGCCTCTTCCACAACTACATCGATCACATCCGCGCCTACGTGCTGGGTGAGCGCGTCAAGAACCCCTACACCGGTGCATCCGAGCCGCCCAATGAACGCCTGATGCGCTCGGTCGAGGAAAAGATCGAGATCCCCGAGTCGCGCAAGGACGACTTCCGCCGCGAGATCATGAACTACATCGGGGCCCTGTCCCTCGAGGGCAAGAGCTTCACCTACAAGGACAACGAGCGCTTGCGCCGCGCGCTAGAGATGAAGCTCTTCGAGGACCAAAAGGACACGATCCGGCTCAGTGCGCTCGTCTCCGGTGCGGTGGACCCCGAAACCCAAGCGAAGATCGACGTGGTCAAGGCCCGGCTGACCCAGGACTACGGGTACTGCGAGCACTGCGCGAGCGGCGTGCTGGAGTTCGTGGCCTCGATCTTCGCGCGCGGGGACACCAAGGAGTAA
- a CDS encoding DUF444 family protein yields MRPIERDLQRFKQIVRGEVEKRVREFLTRTEYVGEVAGQPVSIPLPQLEVPRLIYGENAFGQGEGDGEGSGTGQGGMGGAGQGSLGPGGHIPVAEIEFEELLELMGEVLRLPRLEPKGPGAVEETSKRYTTLSRFGPESLRHVRRTLRQALRRSLISGDYRPDDPQLIPEPEDFRYRAPREHPRPIAQAVVVFALDVSGSMAGEQLEIVKQLAFWITAWIRKHFPSLDRRYILHDTEAWEVDEHAFFRVREGGGTRLSSAIQLAAKLLEEYPPDLYNRYVYHFSDGENWSEDTGQALETLEELLPTLALFGYGQVHLRHGQGRFLEDLLEYFGEEYEALAATEIRGRNSLPEALRRLLGGDRDGS; encoded by the coding sequence ATGCGGCCCATTGAACGAGACCTCCAGCGGTTCAAACAAATCGTCCGGGGCGAGGTGGAAAAACGCGTCCGAGAGTTCCTCACCCGCACGGAGTACGTGGGCGAGGTCGCCGGCCAGCCGGTCTCCATCCCGCTGCCGCAGCTGGAGGTGCCCCGCCTGATCTACGGGGAGAACGCCTTCGGCCAAGGCGAAGGCGACGGGGAGGGCAGCGGCACCGGCCAGGGCGGCATGGGTGGGGCCGGGCAGGGCAGCCTGGGCCCCGGCGGGCACATCCCCGTCGCGGAGATCGAGTTCGAGGAGCTCCTGGAGTTGATGGGAGAGGTGCTGCGTCTACCGCGCCTCGAGCCCAAGGGCCCGGGAGCCGTGGAGGAAACCTCGAAGCGCTACACCACCCTCTCCCGCTTCGGGCCGGAAAGCCTCCGGCACGTCCGCCGCACGCTGCGCCAAGCCCTCCGGCGCTCCTTGATCAGCGGGGATTACCGCCCCGACGACCCCCAGCTCATCCCGGAGCCCGAGGACTTCCGTTACCGAGCGCCGCGCGAACACCCCCGCCCCATCGCCCAAGCGGTCGTGGTGTTCGCCCTGGACGTGTCGGGCTCGATGGCGGGGGAGCAGCTCGAGATCGTTAAACAACTCGCCTTCTGGATCACCGCGTGGATCCGCAAGCACTTCCCGAGCCTCGACCGGCGCTACATCCTCCACGACACCGAGGCCTGGGAGGTGGACGAGCACGCCTTCTTCCGCGTGCGCGAAGGAGGCGGCACCCGCCTCTCCAGCGCCATCCAGCTCGCCGCGAAACTCCTCGAGGAGTACCCCCCGGACCTGTACAACCGGTACGTGTACCACTTCAGCGACGGGGAGAACTGGAGCGAGGACACCGGACAAGCCCTCGAAACCCTCGAGGAGCTGTTACCCACCCTTGCGCTCTTCGGGTATGGTCAGGTGCACCTGCGGCACGGCCAAGGGCGGTTCCTGGAGGACCTCCTCGAGTACTTCGGCGAGGAGTACGAGGCGCTCGCCGCCACGGAGATCCGCGGCCGCAACAGCCTGCCCGAGGCGCTCCGGCGCCTACTTGGAGGCGATCGTGACGGCAGCTGA
- a CDS encoding SpoVR family protein, with the protein MTAAELREVVRTAERVARDFGLDFDPVVFEVVDWETMAMLAAYGGFPRRYPHWRWGVEYARFKQTARYGLSRIYELVVNTSPVYAYLLESNPPLAQKVVIAHIYGHADFFKNNAYFAPTPKEMHNELANHAALVERLAERHGRRAVEEFLDLALSLENLIDPHAPYIQRHHEPLEEEPQVRFPVRVYLDPYVNPPADPPKEADEGAQIQPLPAQPERDVLGFLVEHAPLAPWQKAILEVIREEAYYFAPQAMTKIMNEGWATFWHTRILVQGGLLKPEEVLEFAEMQAGVLGGDGFNPYRLGYHLYRYMEEKAGLEALFRARSVHDDVSFLDEWLTLEFAEMHKVIAPGDEETFKAAKDRLLFALTNAGNPIVYVIDANFENRGELVLYHAYEGVELELKRARAVLENLYRLWGRAVHLETVVDEEPVRLSYDGAHRHEVL; encoded by the coding sequence GTGACGGCAGCTGAACTCCGGGAGGTCGTACGCACCGCGGAGCGCGTGGCCCGCGACTTCGGGCTGGACTTCGACCCCGTGGTCTTCGAGGTGGTGGACTGGGAGACCATGGCCATGCTCGCGGCCTACGGGGGGTTTCCGCGCCGCTACCCGCACTGGCGCTGGGGGGTCGAGTACGCGCGCTTCAAGCAAACCGCGCGGTACGGCCTCTCCCGCATCTACGAGCTCGTCGTGAACACCTCCCCGGTGTACGCGTATTTGCTCGAGTCCAACCCACCTCTCGCGCAAAAAGTGGTGATCGCCCACATCTACGGGCACGCCGACTTCTTCAAGAACAACGCGTACTTCGCGCCGACCCCCAAGGAGATGCACAACGAGCTCGCCAACCACGCGGCTTTGGTGGAGCGGCTCGCCGAGCGCCACGGCCGCCGGGCCGTGGAGGAGTTCCTGGACCTCGCCCTTTCCCTGGAGAACCTCATCGACCCGCACGCGCCCTACATCCAGCGCCACCACGAACCCCTCGAGGAAGAACCCCAGGTGCGCTTTCCCGTCCGCGTGTACCTGGACCCGTACGTGAACCCGCCGGCCGACCCCCCCAAGGAAGCCGACGAAGGCGCGCAGATCCAACCTCTCCCTGCCCAGCCGGAGCGGGACGTGTTGGGGTTTTTAGTGGAGCACGCCCCGCTCGCCCCCTGGCAGAAGGCGATCCTCGAGGTGATCCGGGAGGAGGCGTACTACTTCGCGCCGCAGGCCATGACCAAGATCATGAACGAGGGGTGGGCGACCTTCTGGCACACGCGGATCCTGGTGCAGGGCGGGCTCCTCAAGCCGGAGGAGGTGCTGGAGTTCGCCGAGATGCAGGCCGGGGTCCTGGGGGGGGACGGGTTCAATCCGTACCGGCTAGGGTACCATTTGTACCGGTACATGGAGGAAAAAGCCGGCCTCGAGGCCCTCTTCCGGGCGCGAAGCGTGCACGACGACGTGAGCTTCCTCGACGAGTGGCTGACCCTGGAGTTCGCGGAGATGCACAAGGTCATCGCGCCGGGGGACGAGGAGACCTTCAAGGCAGCCAAGGACCGGCTGCTCTTCGCCCTCACGAACGCCGGAAACCCCATCGTGTACGTGATCGACGCGAACTTCGAGAACCGGGGGGAGCTGGTGCTGTACCACGCGTACGAGGGCGTGGAGCTCGAGCTCAAGCGCGCCCGGGCCGTTTTGGAGAACCTGTACCGGTTATGGGGGCGCGCGGTGCACCTCGAGACGGTGGTGGACGAGGAGCCCGTGCGGCTCAGCTACGACGGCGCGCACCGGCACGAGGTGCTCTAA